A single window of Halodesulfovibrio marinisediminis DSM 17456 DNA harbors:
- a CDS encoding ABC transporter ATP-binding protein, whose protein sequence is MPPLLTVQGLTTVFDTSTHGRLTAVDDVSFSINAGQSLSIVGESGCGKSVTSLSIMRLIPSPPGEIISGKILFDGEDLLTLSEKEMQRIRGNAISMIFQEPMTSLNPVFKIGEQIAEVVRLHEKLSKKAALNRAIELLHQVGIPSPEQRAKEFPHQLSGGMRQRVIIAMALACSPRLIIADEPTTALDVTIQGQILDLMHKLAEETGTALLLITHDLGVVAENTDDVIVMYSGRIVEQASTVALFEKPLHPYTQGLMRSIPTIPEKGTPIHKGMLETIPGVVAPLYALPTGCRFNERCKHAFNKCKELEPPLFKSDTDREVRCWLYE, encoded by the coding sequence ATGCCCCCGTTGCTTACCGTTCAAGGATTAACAACTGTTTTTGATACTTCTACGCACGGCAGGCTAACTGCCGTTGACGATGTAAGTTTTTCAATTAACGCTGGTCAGTCATTAAGCATTGTTGGCGAGTCAGGTTGCGGCAAGAGCGTGACTTCGCTCTCTATTATGCGTCTCATCCCATCTCCTCCCGGTGAGATTATTAGCGGTAAAATCCTTTTTGACGGAGAGGACTTGCTTACTCTTTCTGAAAAAGAAATGCAGAGAATCCGTGGCAACGCTATCTCAATGATCTTTCAGGAGCCGATGACATCATTGAATCCCGTATTCAAAATTGGTGAACAGATTGCTGAGGTTGTACGACTGCATGAAAAACTGAGCAAAAAAGCAGCGTTAAACCGTGCCATTGAGTTACTGCACCAAGTAGGTATCCCTTCTCCGGAACAACGGGCAAAGGAATTCCCACACCAGCTCAGTGGCGGTATGCGCCAACGTGTTATTATCGCTATGGCTCTGGCCTGTTCTCCTCGGCTTATTATTGCGGACGAACCGACCACCGCTCTTGATGTAACCATTCAGGGACAAATCCTAGATCTTATGCATAAACTTGCTGAGGAAACAGGAACAGCCCTGCTCCTCATCACACACGACCTTGGAGTAGTCGCAGAAAACACTGATGACGTAATCGTCATGTACAGTGGAAGAATTGTTGAACAGGCAAGCACAGTCGCCCTTTTTGAAAAGCCTTTACACCCGTATACACAGGGCCTCATGCGCTCTATCCCAACCATCCCTGAAAAAGGCACTCCTATCCATAAAGGAATGCTTGAAACTATTCCCGGAGTTGTAGCCCCACTCTATGCGCTACCTACCGGCTGCCGTTTCAACGAACGTTGCAAGCACGCTTTTAATAAATGCAAAGAACTAGAGCCACCGTTGTTTAAATCGGATACCGACCGTGAAGTTCGCTGCTGGCTGTATGAGTAA
- a CDS encoding FeoA family protein — translation MPCCKRKRKLNSLPAGCKARIKGFCSEPKLRGRLCALGLTPGTVVEVCSPCSFRVKDCMLTLGDDIACKLECEPLDNEQVQERVPAVGTL, via the coding sequence ATGCCATGCTGTAAGCGCAAGCGTAAATTGAATTCTTTACCTGCTGGGTGTAAAGCTCGAATTAAAGGGTTTTGCTCAGAGCCTAAGCTGCGGGGTAGATTGTGTGCACTGGGGTTAACTCCAGGTACCGTTGTTGAAGTCTGCTCTCCATGTAGCTTTAGAGTAAAGGATTGTATGCTCACCTTGGGTGATGACATTGCATGCAAGCTGGAATGTGAACCTTTAGATAACGAACAAGTTCAAGAGCGCGTGCCGGCTGTGGGCACTTTATAA
- a CDS encoding FeoB-associated Cys-rich membrane protein has protein sequence MMDAIIVAAIVAVAAGYLVRRFMKKGASGGCGCGSDCGGCSSAGGLISQDTKTSCGCSSHKE, from the coding sequence ATGATGGATGCTATTATTGTTGCGGCTATTGTCGCTGTAGCAGCTGGTTATCTTGTGCGTCGCTTTATGAAAAAAGGTGCATCTGGCGGCTGTGGTTGCGGAAGCGACTGCGGAGGATGCAGTTCAGCGGGCGGCTTAATTTCACAAGATACAAAAACAAGCTGCGGTTGCTCTTCACACAAAGAGTAA
- a CDS encoding FeoA family protein — MSNPIPMRELKVGEKAKVIAITAIGELGRRIRDMGLVPGAELEVVGRAPLQDPVALRLTGFTLSLRNNEADYIAVERI, encoded by the coding sequence ATGTCTAATCCAATTCCTATGCGGGAATTAAAAGTAGGGGAAAAAGCTAAAGTGATTGCAATTACTGCAATCGGAGAGCTCGGTCGTAGAATTCGTGATATGGGACTAGTTCCCGGTGCTGAGCTTGAGGTTGTGGGGCGTGCGCCTTTGCAGGACCCTGTAGCACTTCGTCTTACTGGTTTTACCCTTTCTTTGCGTAACAACGAAGCTGATTACATCGCTGTAGAACGCATCTAA
- the feoB gene encoding ferrous iron transport protein B, whose protein sequence is MSKEIKVALAGNPNSGKTTAFNAITGARQHVGNYPGITVDKKEGFTTVGDNKIHLIDLPGTYSLTAYTMEEIVARNVVADQRPDVVIDVLNAGALERNLYLAIQLMEMGAPIVLALNMMDEANKQGMKIDLNKLSELLGVPVVETVARTGEGIPNLMEATVKCAAESQGKKWEPISISYGPDLDPALDKMISLIEQNNLLTDRYPARWTAIKYFESDDEIMQLGREAHPVSAELEEIVKNVAKHLESTLATYPEAVIADYRYGYITSIIRQGVVTRLDEAADRVALSDKIDSIVTHRFLGPIIMLGIMYLIYQVTFTFSETPVGWFENFFSWLGETVETNMQDGLLKSLVVSGVIDGVGGVMGFVPLIMFMFLQIAILEDSGYMARVAYMLDRVFRFFGLHGCSVMPFIVSGGIAGGCAVPGVMAARTLRSPKEKLATLITAPFMACGAKLPVFLLFVGVFFKEDQAMVMFMITMVAWACALIVSKILRNTVIKGEATPFVMELPPYRFPTMRGLFIHTWERTWQYIKKAGTVILAISILIWAAMTFPNLPEDQVAAFDAQKTVVQEQIDAASASGAPVAGLEEELLKIENTEAEAALRNSYAGTIGVALEPIMSPAGFDWRTNIALVGGFAAKEVIVSTLGTAYSLGDVDPEEAAPLAERIAQDSNWTPSVAVAFLLFVLLYAPCFVTVVAIKQEAGSWKWALFSVVFNTALAYSVAVTVVQVGKLL, encoded by the coding sequence ATGTCTAAAGAGATCAAAGTTGCTCTCGCCGGAAACCCTAACTCCGGTAAGACAACAGCGTTCAACGCAATCACTGGTGCTCGTCAGCATGTGGGCAACTACCCGGGTATTACTGTTGATAAGAAAGAAGGCTTCACTACTGTTGGTGACAACAAAATCCATCTTATCGATTTGCCTGGTACTTACTCCCTTACTGCATACACAATGGAAGAAATCGTTGCACGTAACGTAGTTGCTGACCAGCGTCCAGACGTGGTTATCGATGTTCTTAACGCAGGCGCTCTTGAGCGTAACCTGTATCTTGCAATTCAGCTGATGGAAATGGGTGCACCGATCGTTCTTGCTTTGAACATGATGGACGAAGCGAATAAGCAGGGTATGAAAATTGACCTTAATAAGCTTTCTGAGCTGTTAGGTGTACCTGTTGTAGAAACTGTTGCACGTACCGGTGAAGGTATTCCAAACCTCATGGAAGCAACTGTTAAATGCGCAGCAGAGAGTCAGGGTAAAAAGTGGGAGCCTATTTCCATCTCCTACGGTCCAGACCTTGATCCTGCGCTGGATAAGATGATTTCTCTCATTGAGCAGAATAATCTTCTTACAGACCGTTATCCAGCTCGCTGGACTGCGATTAAGTACTTTGAAAGCGATGACGAGATCATGCAGCTCGGCCGCGAAGCTCATCCTGTATCTGCAGAGCTGGAAGAGATTGTTAAAAATGTTGCTAAGCATCTGGAAAGCACACTGGCAACATACCCTGAAGCAGTGATTGCAGACTACCGTTATGGCTACATCACTTCTATTATCCGTCAGGGTGTTGTGACCCGTCTTGATGAAGCCGCAGATCGTGTTGCGCTTTCAGATAAAATTGATAGCATCGTAACTCACCGTTTCCTCGGTCCGATTATCATGCTGGGTATCATGTACCTGATTTATCAGGTCACCTTTACATTCAGTGAAACCCCAGTAGGTTGGTTTGAGAACTTCTTCAGTTGGCTTGGTGAAACTGTTGAAACCAATATGCAGGATGGCCTGCTGAAGTCTCTGGTTGTATCTGGCGTAATCGATGGCGTAGGCGGCGTAATGGGCTTTGTTCCGCTCATTATGTTCATGTTCCTCCAGATCGCTATCCTTGAAGACTCCGGCTACATGGCGCGTGTTGCATACATGCTTGACCGTGTGTTCCGTTTCTTCGGCCTGCATGGTTGTTCTGTAATGCCGTTTATTGTTTCCGGTGGTATTGCTGGTGGTTGTGCTGTGCCAGGTGTAATGGCTGCACGTACTTTGCGTAGCCCTAAAGAGAAACTGGCAACCCTCATCACTGCTCCATTTATGGCATGTGGCGCTAAGCTTCCTGTATTTCTTCTCTTTGTAGGTGTGTTCTTTAAAGAAGATCAGGCTATGGTCATGTTTATGATTACCATGGTTGCATGGGCTTGCGCGCTGATTGTTTCTAAAATTCTTCGTAATACTGTAATTAAGGGTGAAGCAACTCCGTTCGTAATGGAACTTCCTCCGTATCGTTTCCCAACCATGCGTGGTCTTTTCATCCATACTTGGGAGCGTACTTGGCAGTACATTAAGAAAGCCGGTACTGTTATTCTCGCTATTTCTATCCTTATCTGGGCTGCAATGACTTTCCCGAACCTTCCGGAAGATCAGGTCGCAGCGTTTGATGCACAGAAGACCGTTGTTCAGGAGCAGATTGATGCTGCATCAGCTTCTGGTGCACCTGTTGCAGGTCTTGAGGAAGAGCTTCTCAAAATTGAAAACACTGAAGCAGAAGCTGCTCTCAGAAATTCATACGCAGGTACTATCGGTGTTGCACTGGAGCCTATCATGAGTCCTGCTGGGTTTGACTGGCGTACAAACATTGCTCTCGTAGGTGGTTTTGCAGCGAAGGAAGTTATCGTATCTACTCTGGGTACTGCATACTCTCTTGGTGATGTTGATCCTGAAGAAGCAGCTCCACTTGCAGAGCGTATCGCACAGGATTCTAACTGGACACCTAGCGTTGCGGTTGCATTCCTTCTCTTCGTGCTTCTTTACGCACCGTGTTTTGTAACTGTAGTTGCAATAAAACAAGAAGCAGGTTCATGGAAATGGGCACTCTTTTCTGTAGTGTTCAACACAGCCCTTGCATATTCAGTAGCGGTAACAGTCGTTCAGGTTGGTAAACTGCTGTAA
- a CDS encoding FKBP-type peptidyl-prolyl cis-trans isomerase encodes MAQVKNGDSVKVHYTGTLEDGSVFDSSREREPLEFTLGSGMLIPGFEKAVEGMTVGDSTKVTIPADEAYGQRNDEMIIDVAKTQVPEHITPEVGMLLQLESEGGIMEVVITEVKDESITLDANHPLAGKDLTFEIELVEID; translated from the coding sequence ATGGCACAGGTCAAGAACGGCGATTCCGTAAAAGTTCACTACACTGGCACCCTCGAAGACGGCTCTGTTTTCGATTCCTCCCGCGAACGCGAACCACTCGAGTTTACTCTTGGTTCCGGCATGCTTATCCCTGGTTTCGAAAAAGCTGTTGAAGGTATGACTGTTGGTGATTCTACTAAAGTTACCATTCCAGCAGACGAAGCATACGGCCAGCGCAATGACGAAATGATCATTGACGTTGCCAAGACTCAAGTGCCTGAGCACATCACTCCTGAAGTGGGTATGCTTCTGCAGCTCGAATCCGAAGGTGGCATTATGGAAGTAGTTATTACTGAAGTAAAAGACGAAAGCATCACCCTTGATGCTAACCACCCTCTCGCAGGTAAAGACCTTACCTTCGAAATTGAACTCGTTGAAATCGACTAA
- a CDS encoding TrmB family transcriptional regulator encodes MELIQALKKFGFTQQESLMYVTLCKMGAMTGYEAAKVSGISRSNAYAALSSLVEKGGAIVSSEDSSKYIAIPREELILNLRRSCEATLEFLDQNLPEQEEEEAPYLTISGYGNTLDKMRNMILLAKGWVYLSVSSSTVKLLTPELKNCIERGLKVVILSDEDPHLPGIVFMHNEAPAENVRIIADTSEVIVGTLEVSKGQCLYSKNKHLVSLMRESLLNEIELIKIRGI; translated from the coding sequence ATGGAACTCATTCAAGCATTGAAGAAATTTGGTTTTACCCAGCAGGAGTCATTAATGTACGTAACTCTCTGTAAAATGGGTGCCATGACAGGGTACGAAGCCGCAAAGGTTTCCGGCATTTCCCGCTCCAATGCATATGCTGCGTTGTCCAGCCTTGTTGAAAAAGGTGGGGCTATTGTTTCTTCCGAGGATTCCAGCAAATATATTGCAATTCCACGTGAAGAACTGATTTTAAACTTGCGTCGCTCCTGTGAGGCGACATTAGAGTTTCTGGATCAAAATTTACCGGAACAGGAAGAAGAAGAAGCACCGTATCTCACTATTTCCGGATATGGGAACACTCTTGATAAAATGCGGAATATGATTCTGCTGGCAAAAGGGTGGGTGTATCTTTCTGTCTCCTCCTCAACAGTAAAATTGCTTACGCCCGAATTGAAGAACTGTATCGAGCGTGGGTTAAAAGTGGTGATTTTATCTGATGAGGACCCGCACCTTCCCGGTATTGTGTTTATGCATAACGAAGCACCGGCGGAGAATGTGCGCATTATCGCTGATACCAGCGAAGTTATAGTTGGCACGCTCGAAGTAAGCAAAGGGCAGTGTCTCTATTCAAAAAACAAGCACCTCGTATCGCTAATGCGTGAATCTCTTTTAAACGAGATTGAGCTTATCAAAATACGAGGAATTTAA
- the lysA gene encoding diaminopimelate decarboxylase, whose protein sequence is MSNVRSSYTDSVNFYGNNTPMELVKTYGSPLYVYNENVLRTRCREIQALSDNPAFTPNYSAKANTNIHLLKIVQEEGMVVDAMSPGEIVMNLAAGFKPEQILFISNNVSAEELQFAIDRGVYVSVDSLSQLDLYGQLNPGGKVVIRFNPGIGAGHHAKVVTGGKLTKFGVNPEDAETVRATLARHNLTLCGVNMHIGSLFMEPDGYLEAMGVLLSIVKEWVAEGHAIEIIDFGGGFGIPYRKYEGEERLDLAKLGEAFHATITEFIEETGYTGRFMCEPGRYIAAECGVLLGTCYSVKNNGDKRFAGTDLGFNQLMRPAMYDSFHDVEIYREGGSEVTETMEQSIVGNICESGDIMAKDRQLPEIAEGDVIAMLDAGAYGYVMASPYNQRPRPAEVLIQENGEARLIRRRETLNDLLNMYPEADALLNEFGE, encoded by the coding sequence ATGAGCAATGTACGCTCCAGCTACACTGATAGTGTAAATTTCTACGGCAACAATACCCCTATGGAACTTGTAAAAACTTACGGCAGCCCGCTGTATGTTTACAATGAAAACGTGCTGCGTACTCGCTGTCGTGAAATTCAGGCGCTTTCTGATAATCCTGCTTTTACACCAAACTATTCTGCGAAAGCGAATACGAATATTCACCTCCTCAAGATTGTTCAAGAGGAAGGAATGGTGGTGGACGCAATGTCCCCGGGTGAGATTGTCATGAACCTTGCCGCCGGATTTAAGCCGGAGCAGATCCTGTTCATTTCCAATAACGTCTCTGCTGAAGAACTCCAGTTCGCCATTGATCGTGGCGTATACGTGAGTGTGGATTCCCTCTCCCAACTGGATCTGTACGGGCAGTTGAATCCGGGCGGCAAGGTTGTCATCCGATTTAACCCGGGCATCGGTGCTGGTCACCACGCCAAGGTTGTTACCGGTGGCAAACTGACCAAATTTGGCGTGAACCCTGAAGACGCTGAAACTGTACGTGCTACTCTCGCTCGTCATAACCTGACTTTGTGCGGTGTAAACATGCACATTGGTTCCCTTTTCATGGAGCCAGATGGATACCTTGAAGCAATGGGCGTATTACTTTCCATTGTAAAAGAGTGGGTTGCAGAAGGCCACGCAATCGAAATTATCGATTTCGGCGGCGGCTTCGGTATCCCGTACCGTAAGTATGAAGGGGAAGAGCGTCTTGACCTTGCAAAGCTTGGTGAAGCATTCCATGCCACAATTACAGAATTTATTGAAGAAACAGGCTACACAGGCCGCTTCATGTGTGAGCCGGGTCGTTATATTGCAGCAGAGTGCGGCGTATTGCTCGGCACTTGCTACAGCGTAAAGAACAACGGTGACAAACGGTTTGCCGGTACTGACCTTGGCTTTAACCAGCTTATGCGTCCAGCCATGTACGATTCATTCCACGATGTGGAAATCTACCGTGAAGGCGGTAGCGAAGTTACTGAAACAATGGAACAGAGCATTGTTGGTAACATCTGCGAATCCGGTGACATCATGGCTAAAGACCGTCAGCTTCCTGAAATTGCAGAAGGCGATGTAATCGCAATGCTCGACGCAGGCGCATACGGGTATGTAATGGCATCTCCGTACAACCAGCGTCCTCGTCCTGCAGAAGTTCTTATTCAGGAAAATGGTGAAGCACGCCTTATCCGTCGTCGTGAAACACTGAATGATCTGTTGAATATGTATCCAGAAGCGGATGCACTGCTCAACGAGTTTGGTGAATAA
- the bioD gene encoding dethiobiotin synthase, protein MTEPNPSFFVVGTDTDVGKTVASLMLMRFLIRTGHTPYYWKPVQTGCLSPNDAGADASFVLKYCPEVHQTAADATGACFNAPKAPFYAARDEQSSVEVEDLLRKLAYLRKNNTLVVEAAGGLLVPFSRTHMLADMVQMAVERFGIKPILVARAGLGTINHTLLSIEALHHRGVQPAGIVFVNNKEHRTPQAMLQENMEAISTFSNYSVCGCIPHIEDFSNPPEEAINLFERIVG, encoded by the coding sequence ATGACAGAACCTAATCCGTCATTTTTCGTTGTCGGTACAGATACCGATGTGGGTAAGACAGTTGCTTCCCTGATGCTTATGCGGTTCCTGATAAGAACGGGGCACACGCCTTATTATTGGAAACCAGTGCAAACAGGCTGCCTTAGCCCGAACGATGCAGGCGCTGACGCCAGCTTCGTTCTTAAATATTGTCCAGAAGTGCATCAGACTGCTGCCGATGCCACTGGAGCCTGCTTTAACGCTCCCAAGGCTCCATTCTACGCTGCCCGTGATGAACAGAGCAGCGTAGAAGTGGAAGACCTTTTACGCAAACTGGCATATTTACGTAAAAATAATACCCTGGTGGTAGAAGCTGCTGGAGGACTGTTAGTGCCTTTCAGCCGTACACACATGTTGGCGGACATGGTGCAAATGGCCGTCGAGCGGTTCGGGATCAAGCCCATACTCGTAGCACGAGCCGGACTTGGCACAATCAACCACACGCTTCTTTCCATTGAGGCGTTGCATCACCGAGGCGTTCAACCGGCAGGGATAGTGTTTGTGAATAACAAGGAACACCGTACACCACAGGCGATGCTGCAGGAAAACATGGAGGCAATCTCCACATTTTCAAACTATTCTGTATGCGGATGTATTCCGCACATTGAAGACTTTTCAAACCCACCCGAAGAGGCAATCAATCTCTTCGAAAGGATAGTTGGCTAG
- a CDS encoding aminotransferase class I/II-fold pyridoxal phosphate-dependent enzyme, whose product MYRDPVTVEKQVGSRALVEGKELINFASNDYLGLSQNSEWQQTLRECFTTHAPSGTSSRLVTGHSKFTEDVERQFAEYFGYEDAMFLPSGYQANLSIIWGLCSPAETLFYDKRIHASMAQALPQTGSTLRGFAHSDLKQLDRKLAATDSDSPVVLTESLFSMDGDMLDTHAFEILRRKYNFFGIIDEAHSFGALGANGTGIAHGCTDIAVGTFGKALGMFGAFILMPKGFKEFFHNFSSPVIYSTAMPEAHAAAAAALLRKLPDMEPEREHLAHVSTLLRTELQSAGFTIQGDAHIVSIEISDEMKAATIAEKMREDGVLAFASRYPTVPMNKAVIRVSMTALHSTEDVHTFVNSIRGWYDRT is encoded by the coding sequence TTGTACCGCGATCCTGTCACTGTTGAGAAGCAGGTCGGTAGCCGTGCGTTGGTTGAAGGGAAGGAGCTGATAAACTTTGCTTCAAACGACTATCTTGGATTGTCACAAAATTCCGAGTGGCAACAAACGCTTAGGGAATGCTTTACCACACACGCCCCTTCTGGCACTTCCTCCCGTCTTGTTACTGGACACAGCAAGTTCACAGAAGACGTTGAGCGGCAATTTGCTGAGTATTTCGGATACGAGGACGCGATGTTTCTTCCGAGCGGATATCAGGCTAACCTTTCGATAATATGGGGACTGTGCAGCCCAGCTGAGACTTTGTTTTATGACAAACGAATCCACGCAAGTATGGCTCAGGCTCTTCCACAAACGGGAAGTACATTGCGAGGGTTTGCCCACAGCGATCTGAAGCAACTTGATAGAAAGCTGGCTGCTACTGATTCAGATTCTCCGGTAGTACTCACGGAATCTCTCTTCAGCATGGATGGTGACATGCTGGACACACACGCCTTTGAAATATTACGCCGAAAGTACAATTTCTTCGGAATAATAGACGAAGCACATTCATTCGGGGCGCTAGGGGCAAACGGTACCGGCATCGCTCACGGCTGCACAGACATTGCAGTTGGCACCTTCGGCAAAGCGCTCGGCATGTTCGGAGCATTCATATTGATGCCCAAGGGCTTCAAAGAATTTTTCCATAACTTCTCATCGCCTGTGATCTATTCCACGGCGATGCCGGAAGCTCATGCAGCAGCAGCTGCTGCGTTACTCAGGAAACTGCCGGACATGGAACCGGAGCGCGAACATCTGGCACACGTCAGTACACTATTACGTACTGAATTACAGAGTGCCGGATTCACCATTCAAGGTGACGCGCACATTGTTTCCATTGAGATTAGTGATGAAATGAAAGCCGCAACAATTGCGGAAAAAATGCGGGAAGACGGTGTGCTTGCTTTTGCATCGCGCTATCCGACCGTACCAATGAACAAAGCTGTCATACGAGTAAGCATGACAGCCTTGCACAGTACTGAGGACGTACACACATTCGTCAACAGTATCAGGGGGTGGTATGACAGAACCTAA
- a CDS encoding hotdog family protein: MQYSKTIHFDVDRFIMLDSITHYAAETLTAEKEFVDAPAYLALEAMAQTGGLHFRKCMNFSRHAFLLSIQQSPLLPVETFSGCATTIVVQTAMTKSTAAYDISFTCQQLHIEGSFLFGSTEFGEQFSKDSLTTHYRELFQCLQNAYDALSTFEKTPACTAILSLLRSRSVAVRWLKGRS; the protein is encoded by the coding sequence ATGCAGTACAGCAAAACCATCCACTTTGACGTAGACAGGTTCATCATGTTGGACAGTATTACGCACTATGCAGCCGAAACACTCACGGCTGAAAAAGAGTTTGTAGACGCTCCTGCATACCTTGCCCTTGAAGCGATGGCACAAACCGGTGGTCTACATTTTAGAAAATGCATGAACTTTTCCCGACATGCCTTCTTGCTTTCTATCCAGCAGTCCCCACTGCTTCCTGTAGAAACATTTTCAGGCTGCGCCACAACCATCGTTGTACAAACGGCAATGACTAAATCCACAGCTGCCTATGATATCTCATTTACTTGCCAGCAGTTGCACATAGAAGGATCTTTCCTGTTTGGAAGTACAGAGTTTGGTGAACAGTTTTCAAAAGACTCCCTTACAACCCATTATAGAGAGTTATTTCAATGCTTACAGAACGCCTACGACGCTCTATCAACGTTCGAAAAGACTCCGGCTTGTACCGCGATCCTGTCACTGTTGAGAAGCAGGTCGGTAGCCGTGCGTTGGTTGAAGGGAAGGAGCTGA
- a CDS encoding beta-ketoacyl-[acyl-carrier-protein] synthase family protein, translating into MRNRVVITGTGYITSLGSTSEEIMDAVRQNKPAFAASHDFEECVDCPVQGFDLTASTGRWKNKKYLSRSAQLALAAAIRAAENSGVTTDVLNDAGLFVGTGPNFDISSDFPNIENGNMDSVDLAALWMLRYLPNTAASAISQFLNIHGENSTIGTACSASTQAIGEAFRKIKDGYLTVALAGGGDSRISHGGMLAYKKAQAIWNKGGNPNKACRPFDTERSGFVAGEGGAMFILESLEHAQARGAHIIAEICGYGATMDAHTMTAPHPEAVHAEKAVRSAISEAEMTPEDINLIAAHGTSTPLNDQMEATMLERIFYSHNEKQPCVTAVKSWVGHCTAASGAVELSVLLTLLSKGVVPPVRNLTSPCSDKINFTTKSTQLSGKNILLENFGFGGQNSALIVRLWS; encoded by the coding sequence ATGCGGAATCGAGTCGTCATAACAGGCACAGGGTACATTACCTCATTAGGTAGCACTTCTGAAGAAATCATGGATGCAGTGCGCCAAAACAAGCCTGCTTTTGCAGCCTCTCATGACTTTGAGGAGTGCGTGGATTGTCCTGTTCAAGGCTTTGATCTCACCGCATCTACCGGGCGATGGAAAAACAAAAAGTATCTTTCACGGAGCGCACAGCTTGCATTGGCTGCTGCCATCCGTGCTGCTGAAAATTCCGGCGTAACGACTGACGTGCTGAATGATGCAGGCCTCTTTGTCGGAACCGGCCCTAACTTCGATATCAGCTCCGACTTCCCGAATATTGAGAACGGCAACATGGACAGCGTAGACCTTGCTGCCCTGTGGATGCTCCGCTACCTGCCCAACACGGCAGCAAGTGCCATCAGTCAGTTCCTCAATATTCATGGAGAAAACTCCACCATCGGCACTGCCTGCTCAGCGTCTACACAAGCCATTGGCGAAGCATTCCGCAAAATCAAAGATGGATACCTAACCGTTGCATTAGCAGGCGGCGGTGACTCCCGCATCTCCCACGGCGGAATGCTTGCATACAAAAAGGCACAGGCAATCTGGAATAAAGGCGGCAATCCAAACAAAGCGTGCCGTCCCTTTGATACTGAACGTAGCGGTTTTGTCGCAGGTGAAGGTGGTGCCATGTTCATCTTAGAATCTCTAGAACATGCACAAGCACGCGGGGCTCATATTATCGCTGAAATATGTGGTTACGGAGCAACAATGGATGCTCACACTATGACGGCACCGCATCCTGAAGCAGTTCATGCTGAAAAAGCTGTACGTTCTGCAATTAGCGAAGCAGAGATGACGCCTGAGGATATCAATCTCATTGCGGCGCATGGCACTTCCACTCCACTTAATGATCAAATGGAAGCAACCATGCTTGAACGTATTTTCTATTCACACAACGAGAAGCAGCCATGTGTCACAGCGGTTAAATCATGGGTCGGTCATTGTACCGCAGCATCAGGTGCGGTGGAGCTGAGTGTCCTTCTGACATTACTCAGCAAAGGCGTTGTACCACCAGTGCGAAACCTCACATCGCCTTGCTCAGACAAAATCAACTTCACTACCAAATCAACGCAACTTTCAGGCAAAAACATCCTGCTTGAAAACTTCGGGTTCGGTGGTCAAAACAGCGCACTAATAGTGCGGCTCTGGTCATAA